The following proteins are co-located in the Maridesulfovibrio sp. genome:
- a CDS encoding TolC family protein, whose amino-acid sequence MKKANYSKLFMSMCCLVLLSGCGFIKPEPLTLQERQDYIEEDKKLREKYSIDIKGPMTLYDAMARTILANTDYQVQRMEKVVANGEFEKAKLEMLPELRATGSYAYRDPQSASKSVNLDTGEVSTGGYTSSEEKERFLGDVTFSWNLLDFGLSYYQAKQQADAVLVRHEMQRKVLQNLMVKVRYAYWKAYFAQFFEPKVVAILAETRVALEKSKKTEQLRLRPPMETLRYQRALYEIISQLENLKSELDLAKIELRTLIDAPFGAKLTLLAPGNPDKEKLNATFPELKDMIDLALNQRPEVRQAMYQARSSSYEVRKAILKMLPGLELKAALNYDSNTYLRDNSWSNLWAHVTGNIMDILTAPTRIEHAESTVNLAEHRRLAVHVAVISQVQIAVRQYSDSIASSQRAKAISNIDAKMNTLMKNEVSSSAGNPLESIRQDASALFSELNHYKRYAEAHNSYGRVVMSMGLDMLPGADLSVMSFNELRNKLMLTQNFAMMDVKGLVNRHKLAMMLENPKDEEK is encoded by the coding sequence ATGAAGAAAGCTAATTACTCAAAATTGTTCATGTCCATGTGCTGTCTGGTCCTGCTTTCCGGTTGCGGCTTTATTAAACCCGAGCCTCTCACGCTCCAAGAAAGGCAGGATTATATTGAAGAAGATAAAAAACTGCGTGAAAAATACAGTATTGATATCAAGGGACCTATGACCCTTTATGATGCCATGGCCAGAACTATCCTCGCCAATACCGACTATCAGGTTCAGAGGATGGAGAAGGTGGTTGCTAACGGGGAGTTTGAAAAGGCTAAGTTGGAAATGCTGCCCGAACTTCGTGCAACTGGCTCATATGCATATCGTGACCCCCAGTCTGCTTCCAAGAGTGTGAACCTTGATACCGGTGAAGTTTCCACTGGCGGCTACACTTCCTCTGAAGAGAAGGAACGGTTTCTTGGAGATGTTACTTTTTCCTGGAATTTACTTGACTTCGGTTTAAGCTATTATCAGGCCAAGCAGCAGGCCGATGCGGTTCTTGTACGTCATGAAATGCAGCGCAAAGTTCTGCAGAACCTGATGGTCAAGGTTCGTTATGCTTATTGGAAAGCGTATTTCGCACAATTCTTTGAACCGAAGGTCGTTGCCATCCTTGCCGAAACAAGGGTGGCACTTGAGAAATCCAAAAAGACTGAGCAGTTGAGACTCAGGCCTCCTATGGAAACTCTCAGGTATCAGCGTGCTCTTTATGAAATAATATCTCAGTTGGAGAATCTGAAGTCTGAACTTGACCTTGCCAAGATTGAGCTGCGGACTCTTATTGATGCTCCTTTCGGGGCTAAGCTTACACTTCTTGCTCCTGGAAATCCGGACAAAGAAAAACTCAATGCGACCTTTCCTGAGCTGAAGGATATGATTGATCTGGCCCTTAATCAGCGCCCGGAAGTCAGGCAGGCAATGTATCAGGCTCGTTCAAGTTCGTATGAAGTACGTAAAGCTATTTTGAAAATGCTTCCCGGACTGGAGCTCAAGGCTGCCCTGAATTATGATTCCAACACATATCTCAGAGATAACTCCTGGAGTAACCTTTGGGCTCATGTGACAGGTAATATTATGGATATTCTGACTGCTCCAACCAGAATTGAACATGCAGAGTCTACTGTGAATCTTGCTGAACACCGAAGGCTGGCTGTTCATGTTGCGGTGATTTCACAGGTGCAGATTGCTGTTCGTCAGTACAGCGACTCTATTGCTTCAAGTCAGCGCGCCAAAGCAATCAGCAATATTGACGCTAAAATGAATACTCTTATGAAAAATGAGGTGAGTAGTTCTGCGGGAAATCCGCTTGAGTCCATCAGGCAGGACGCATCCGCCCTGTTTTCTGAGTTGAACCATTACAAGCGTTACGCTGAGGCTCATAATTCTTACGGAAGGGTGGTCATGTCTATGGGGCTTGATATGCTTCCTGGTGCAGATCTTAGTGTGATGAGTTTCAATGAGCTTAGGAACAAGCTTATGCTCACCCAGAACTTCGCTATGATGGATGTGAAAGGGTTGGTAAACCGCCATAAGCTGGCGATGATGTTGGAAAATCCCAAAGACGAAGAAAAATAA
- a CDS encoding efflux RND transporter periplasmic adaptor subunit has protein sequence MRKNIKYYLLAMPLLVTFLVLQAEASEVFNATGPIFSEPVRAKLRSKKETVLSSGIGAKIAKLTYREGDSFKSGAVLVKFDCSMEEAEMQYAKAEKKAAETAVRVNKQLDKLKSISLLDVEKSVAELDMARAKVGIMRAKLKTCIEKAPFNGRIANLNVKPYQRVNTGEVLMSIVDPDSLEVELRVPSSWLRWLKREQKFRLHIEEVDKEFEAVVSSIGAKVDPVSQTVKIIGELNAKDGSVLPGMSGNAIFSFNMQKTQ, from the coding sequence ATGCGTAAAAATATTAAGTATTACCTTTTGGCAATGCCTCTGCTTGTGACATTTTTGGTGTTACAAGCAGAGGCATCCGAAGTTTTCAATGCTACAGGTCCGATTTTTAGTGAGCCTGTCCGGGCTAAATTGCGTTCCAAGAAGGAAACGGTCCTTTCTTCGGGAATTGGAGCAAAAATCGCCAAGTTGACTTATCGCGAAGGGGACAGCTTCAAGTCAGGAGCAGTTTTAGTGAAATTTGACTGTAGTATGGAAGAGGCGGAAATGCAGTACGCTAAGGCTGAGAAAAAAGCAGCTGAAACAGCGGTCAGGGTCAATAAGCAACTCGACAAGCTCAAATCCATCAGTCTGCTTGATGTTGAGAAAAGTGTGGCCGAACTGGATATGGCAAGGGCCAAAGTCGGTATCATGCGTGCCAAGCTCAAGACCTGCATTGAAAAAGCTCCTTTCAATGGAAGGATAGCAAACCTGAATGTGAAACCCTACCAGCGGGTCAATACGGGTGAAGTGCTCATGTCCATAGTTGATCCTGATTCTCTTGAAGTTGAGCTCAGGGTGCCTTCAAGCTGGTTACGCTGGCTTAAACGTGAGCAGAAATTCAGATTGCACATAGAAGAGGTTGATAAGGAATTTGAGGCTGTGGTTTCGTCTATTGGAGCCAAGGTTGATCCAGTTAGCCAGACAGTCAAGATCATAGGCGAACTCAATGCCAAAGACGGTTCTGTGTTGCCCGGAATGAGTGGCAACGCTATCTTTTCATTCAACATGCAGAAAACTCAGTAG
- a CDS encoding HlyD family efflux transporter periplasmic adaptor subunit produces the protein MQKGSPQSSGLSVLLQLEKMARRADTVSSLLFLAVNETIKLIPYRQAFVWSLSKNRIEAVSGSPAFEKNTPYIRWALKLSRILNKQGKAEPYVVSRDDIPEKLLSGWDEWLPENLLWIPLSNVGKSKSGAMVLARNEEWTDSDITLVSFLAETYGHAWDALENQRKDGFSWRFKAVGRSWGVLLLMLGLLAGSVFIKVPLTALGQAEVAALDPAVIRSPLDGVIDEVLVDPNADVFKDQLLVKLDKQNFESQLLQAEKSRDVEKVKLLKATQTAFGSMEFSGQIDILRATIKEREVEVAYIKDLMKRADIKAPFEGVAIFEDKTELVGRPVKTGERILSIARKGQSKLIVWLSTQDAISLEPGSKIRMFLNVDPENPVEATLIRAAFIPSPRPEGFMAYRVEAEFDDKQNVPRVGLRGVAKIYGQEVSFAYYLLRRPYSAIRQWGGF, from the coding sequence ATGCAAAAAGGCTCACCCCAGAGTTCCGGCCTGAGTGTATTGTTGCAATTGGAGAAGATGGCCCGCAGGGCGGATACTGTTTCTTCGCTGCTTTTCCTCGCCGTAAACGAGACCATAAAACTGATTCCCTACCGGCAGGCTTTTGTCTGGAGCTTGAGTAAAAACCGTATTGAAGCTGTTTCCGGTTCACCTGCATTTGAAAAGAATACCCCGTATATTCGATGGGCGCTTAAATTATCACGAATTCTGAATAAACAGGGCAAAGCTGAGCCATATGTCGTCTCACGAGACGATATTCCCGAAAAACTACTCTCTGGCTGGGATGAGTGGCTTCCTGAAAATCTTCTATGGATTCCGCTGAGTAATGTTGGGAAATCCAAGTCAGGGGCGATGGTTCTGGCCCGGAATGAAGAGTGGACTGACAGTGATATCACTCTAGTCTCTTTTCTTGCGGAAACTTACGGGCACGCCTGGGATGCCTTGGAAAATCAGAGAAAGGATGGTTTTTCCTGGAGATTCAAGGCGGTGGGCCGGAGCTGGGGAGTATTGCTGCTCATGCTGGGCTTACTTGCAGGTTCCGTATTTATTAAGGTCCCGCTTACAGCTCTTGGTCAGGCCGAGGTTGCCGCCCTTGATCCCGCGGTGATCCGTTCCCCTCTTGACGGTGTCATAGACGAGGTGCTGGTTGATCCTAATGCAGATGTGTTTAAAGATCAGTTGCTGGTAAAGCTGGATAAGCAGAATTTTGAAAGCCAGCTTTTGCAGGCCGAAAAAAGCCGCGATGTTGAAAAGGTAAAATTGCTCAAGGCAACGCAAACAGCTTTCGGCAGCATGGAGTTTTCCGGTCAGATCGATATTCTCCGGGCCACGATCAAGGAACGAGAAGTAGAGGTGGCCTACATAAAGGACCTCATGAAACGAGCGGATATTAAGGCCCCGTTTGAAGGTGTCGCAATTTTTGAAGATAAGACCGAGCTTGTGGGCCGTCCTGTGAAAACCGGTGAACGTATCCTGTCAATTGCCCGCAAGGGGCAGAGCAAGCTTATTGTCTGGCTTTCTACACAGGACGCTATTTCTCTAGAGCCCGGTTCAAAAATCAGGATGTTTTTGAATGTAGACCCGGAAAATCCGGTGGAGGCAACCTTGATCAGGGCCGCGTTTATCCCTTCCCCACGTCCGGAAGGATTTATGGCTTACCGGGTTGAAGCAGAGTTTGACGATAAACAAAATGTTCCAAGGGTTGGTCTGCGAGGTGTTGCGAAAATTTACGGGCAGGAGGTTTCTTTTGCCTATTATCTTTTACGGCGTCCGTACTCGGCCATAAGGCAGTGGGGCGGCTTTTAA
- a CDS encoding efflux RND transporter periplasmic adaptor subunit, translated as MLQEQEPFVPCVLRQELELHPGPVDILDNPTWTIHDPVSGQFFRIGWKEFEILSRWHMGDVQKILDAMNHETVFRTSESDLVRMDKFLRVSFLSRPELADLPRHEQVRGMKLMSLSKVLKSYLFFKIPFCRPDRFLEWIHPCFKIFFTRTFVWMMLFLSLFSLGLIVRQWDSFLSTFAHFFSFKGLVVYTVVIILSKIIHEFAHAITARHYGVRVTTLGVAILVLWPLLYTDTSDSWKLTDKRKRMVISGAGIISELFLASVAGLLWAVLDDGPWRSACFLLASTNWITTILFNMNPFMRFDGYFILSDYLNMENMQPRAFAYTGWRISEFLFRFGDPSPEKIPKRLQKPLMFYAVSTWIYRIGLIASISMIVYHLLFKAVGVILLAVQLYQSVFTPLSKKAGKVFARRKEIRLLKSNVAVSIILLGVIGTFFLPLNSSIRAQGLLKDANRSLLHAVDSGRMENVFFKDGNNVEVGDVLFSLASPELEYRINTALLRMDRYRRELESHGFDARRKEYRLVLLAELEREKSAYEALLKKKDKLTVRTPVDGILELPEDQLLSGEWVGSGAYLGTVVDTSSAELKAFVSELDVHRIKDGAGAVFYPDLAEYPPVKARLVSMEDYAITELKEPAFASVHGGEMAVTHEKERLLPLQTFYRVTLKPLNDPFTTLPFELGGTLVIEAKKQSLAERFFKKVYGLLIRESVF; from the coding sequence ATGCTTCAGGAACAGGAACCTTTTGTTCCCTGTGTGCTAAGGCAGGAACTTGAGCTTCACCCCGGGCCTGTCGATATTCTTGATAATCCGACCTGGACGATTCATGATCCTGTGAGCGGGCAATTTTTCCGTATCGGCTGGAAGGAGTTTGAAATCCTCAGTCGTTGGCATATGGGCGATGTGCAGAAAATACTTGATGCCATGAATCATGAGACTGTTTTTCGGACCTCGGAGTCAGATCTGGTCAGGATGGATAAGTTTCTGCGTGTTTCTTTTTTAAGTCGTCCGGAACTTGCTGACCTGCCCCGCCATGAACAGGTGCGCGGAATGAAACTCATGAGCTTGTCCAAGGTTCTGAAAAGTTATCTGTTCTTCAAAATTCCTTTTTGCCGGCCAGATCGTTTTCTTGAGTGGATTCATCCATGCTTTAAGATTTTTTTCACTCGTACCTTCGTTTGGATGATGCTTTTTTTATCCCTTTTTTCTCTGGGATTGATAGTGCGTCAATGGGACAGTTTCCTTTCTACTTTTGCGCATTTCTTCAGCTTTAAAGGGCTGGTTGTTTATACCGTTGTAATAATTTTAAGTAAGATTATACATGAGTTTGCCCATGCTATTACCGCCAGACATTACGGGGTTCGGGTAACTACGCTGGGAGTTGCAATATTAGTTCTATGGCCTTTGCTTTATACCGACACCAGCGATTCCTGGAAACTGACCGATAAACGTAAGCGCATGGTTATCTCCGGGGCAGGGATTATTTCGGAGTTGTTTCTTGCATCCGTGGCCGGGCTTTTATGGGCTGTTTTGGATGACGGTCCATGGCGAAGTGCGTGTTTCCTGCTCGCAAGCACAAACTGGATTACCACAATCCTTTTTAACATGAACCCATTCATGAGATTTGACGGTTATTTTATCCTGTCGGACTATTTGAATATGGAGAACATGCAACCCCGCGCTTTTGCCTATACCGGCTGGCGGATTTCCGAGTTCCTGTTCAGGTTCGGCGATCCATCGCCTGAGAAAATTCCAAAACGTCTTCAAAAGCCGCTCATGTTTTATGCTGTATCCACATGGATATACCGTATAGGCCTCATCGCAAGTATTTCGATGATTGTTTATCATCTGCTGTTCAAGGCGGTCGGGGTCATACTGCTGGCAGTACAGCTTTATCAGTCTGTTTTTACGCCGCTTTCCAAAAAAGCCGGGAAGGTTTTCGCCCGGAGAAAGGAGATAAGACTTTTGAAAAGCAATGTGGCTGTTAGCATAATTTTACTAGGTGTTATCGGTACATTTTTTCTGCCACTGAACAGCAGTATAAGGGCTCAGGGCTTGTTGAAGGATGCAAACCGTTCTCTCCTTCATGCGGTTGATTCAGGGCGGATGGAGAATGTTTTTTTCAAAGATGGTAATAATGTTGAAGTAGGGGATGTTCTTTTCAGTCTTGCATCGCCTGAGCTTGAATATCGGATCAATACGGCGTTACTGCGTATGGACCGATATAGGCGTGAACTTGAAAGCCATGGTTTTGACGCACGTCGCAAGGAGTACCGTTTGGTATTGCTTGCCGAATTGGAGCGGGAAAAATCGGCCTACGAAGCCTTGCTTAAAAAGAAGGATAAGCTGACCGTGAGAACCCCGGTAGACGGCATTCTGGAGTTACCAGAAGATCAGTTGCTCAGTGGGGAATGGGTTGGGTCCGGTGCTTATCTCGGGACAGTTGTGGATACTTCCTCCGCAGAGCTGAAGGCTTTTGTATCTGAGCTTGATGTCCACCGCATCAAAGACGGTGCGGGGGCTGTTTTTTACCCTGATCTCGCTGAATATCCTCCAGTGAAGGCACGACTTGTTTCCATGGAGGATTACGCAATCACCGAGCTAAAAGAACCGGCCTTTGCTTCGGTTCATGGGGGAGAAATGGCAGTTACCCACGAAAAGGAACGCCTGTTGCCTTTACAGACTTTTTATCGGGTAACACTCAAGCCTCTAAATGATCCCTTTACAACTCTTCCCTTTGAGCTTGGAGGCACACTTGTGATAGAAGCGAAGAAGCAGAGTTTAGCTGAAAGATTTTTCAAAAAAGTTTATGGCCTGCTGATTCGGGAAAGCGTATTCTAG
- the tnpA gene encoding IS66 family insertion sequence element accessory protein TnpA, with protein MKNKQRFWKKHIEAWRNSGVSQAEYCREHSLSYKSFGYHKRRVGASAKPQKVIPIPETAMRAEEESRTCKPISLCVPRGFRIEIEPGFCQLTLKELLEVVAS; from the coding sequence ATGAAAAACAAACAGCGTTTCTGGAAAAAACATATTGAAGCATGGAGAAACAGCGGTGTTTCTCAGGCTGAGTACTGTCGTGAGCACAGTCTTTCATATAAGTCTTTCGGATATCATAAACGCAGGGTGGGTGCGTCAGCCAAGCCGCAAAAGGTTATTCCTATCCCGGAAACCGCAATGCGAGCAGAAGAAGAGTCGCGGACTTGCAAGCCTATAAGTCTTTGTGTTCCCAGAGGGTTTCGGATAGAAATTGAACCAGGTTTTTGCCAGCTTACCCTGAAAGAATTGCTTGAAGTTGTTGCTTCCTGA
- the tnpB gene encoding IS66 family insertion sequence element accessory protein TnpB (TnpB, as the term is used for proteins encoded by IS66 family insertion elements, is considered an accessory protein, since TnpC, encoded by a neighboring gene, is a DDE family transposase.), with amino-acid sequence MLPIDSKSQVFIVLGATDMRKAVNGLSVMVADHLDLDPFTGNFFVFCNRVRTIIKVLYWDSNGFCLWQKRLEKHRFFWPESEREVLEFSSRQLRWLLEGLDPVRTQAHPSLSYSTIL; translated from the coding sequence ATGCTTCCGATTGATTCAAAGTCTCAGGTATTCATCGTGCTTGGCGCAACCGACATGCGCAAGGCCGTCAATGGACTCTCGGTCATGGTGGCCGACCACCTGGATCTCGATCCTTTTACCGGAAATTTCTTTGTCTTCTGCAATCGCGTACGCACGATTATCAAGGTTTTGTACTGGGACAGCAATGGTTTTTGCCTGTGGCAGAAGCGTCTTGAAAAACACCGCTTTTTCTGGCCCGAGTCGGAACGGGAGGTGCTTGAATTCAGCTCTCGACAACTGCGTTGGCTGCTTGAAGGCCTTGATCCTGTCCGAACTCAGGCCCACCCCTCGTTGAGTTATTCTACTATTCTTTAA
- the tnpC gene encoding IS66 family transposase: MDKALLPDDPEKLKELILQQNRLLAAQNAAIADRDTVIVDRDAVIADKSAVIEELSEQVELLKAIAFAKKSEMAKKPAKDEYQYSLFDEAEFVCEQSSFEPEVVQVPAHFRAKKGRKPISESIPRKEIVHDIPDEEKICACGCELSRIGEVVSEKLDYVPAKIRVLRHVRPKYACKNCEGTEGDGPSVKIASMPPQLIRQGIVTPGLLAHILINKFCDGLPFYRQNKMFERLGIDISRSTMSNWTVLAAERCGPLMELMYEYLRSGRIINLDETPVQVLKEPGRENTTKSYMWVACRSGTKPVVLFHYAPSRAGKIATEIVGDFKGYLQTDGYAGYNALGESEGITHAGCMVHVRRKFMDVLKAGSKKKKGTASTVVALIAKLYRLEGRARKEEASETEILTMRTEKSSQILEKIHEIITKSSSSVPPTSLLGKAISYALGQWARITVFLENPTLSLDNNIAENAIRPFAVGRKNWLFSGSPRGAEASATLYSLIETAKANKLNPADYLCELFEKLPHAQSSTDLEALMPWAVSKNAETK, from the coding sequence ATGGACAAAGCACTTCTTCCCGATGATCCTGAAAAGCTGAAAGAGCTTATTCTGCAACAGAATAGACTGCTTGCCGCCCAGAATGCAGCGATCGCTGATCGTGATACGGTAATTGTCGATCGTGATGCGGTAATTGCCGATAAAAGTGCCGTTATTGAAGAGCTGTCAGAGCAGGTTGAACTGCTCAAAGCCATCGCCTTTGCCAAGAAATCGGAAATGGCAAAGAAGCCCGCAAAAGACGAGTATCAGTATTCCCTTTTTGATGAGGCGGAGTTTGTTTGTGAGCAGTCTTCATTCGAACCGGAGGTCGTGCAGGTTCCGGCGCATTTCCGTGCTAAAAAGGGCCGCAAACCTATCTCCGAATCCATTCCCCGCAAGGAAATTGTTCACGACATTCCAGACGAGGAAAAAATCTGCGCTTGCGGCTGTGAATTGAGTCGCATCGGCGAGGTCGTAAGTGAAAAACTTGATTACGTCCCCGCTAAAATCCGGGTTCTACGGCACGTCCGCCCCAAATACGCTTGCAAAAATTGCGAAGGCACCGAGGGTGACGGGCCGAGCGTTAAGATCGCTTCGATGCCGCCCCAGCTGATCCGGCAGGGCATTGTCACTCCGGGGCTTCTGGCCCATATCTTGATCAACAAATTCTGTGACGGGCTTCCTTTTTATCGCCAGAACAAGATGTTCGAGCGACTGGGAATCGATATTTCACGCTCTACCATGTCCAACTGGACCGTGCTGGCGGCAGAGCGATGCGGACCGCTTATGGAATTAATGTACGAATATTTGCGCTCCGGCAGGATCATCAATCTCGACGAAACACCGGTACAGGTGCTCAAGGAACCGGGCCGGGAGAACACGACCAAATCCTACATGTGGGTAGCCTGCAGGAGCGGGACAAAACCGGTAGTCCTGTTTCATTACGCGCCGAGCCGTGCAGGGAAAATTGCCACTGAGATTGTCGGGGATTTCAAGGGATATCTGCAAACTGACGGCTATGCCGGATACAACGCTTTGGGCGAATCCGAGGGGATTACTCACGCTGGTTGCATGGTACACGTGCGCCGAAAATTTATGGATGTCCTCAAGGCTGGTTCGAAAAAGAAAAAAGGCACGGCATCGACGGTGGTTGCCCTGATAGCGAAGCTTTACCGACTGGAGGGGCGGGCCCGAAAGGAGGAGGCTTCAGAGACGGAAATTCTGACCATGCGGACGGAAAAATCCAGCCAGATTCTTGAAAAAATCCACGAAATAATTACGAAGAGCAGCAGTTCAGTGCCTCCGACAAGTCTTTTGGGTAAAGCGATTTCCTATGCTTTGGGCCAGTGGGCCCGGATCACAGTTTTCCTTGAAAATCCGACACTCTCACTCGACAATAATATCGCTGAAAATGCCATTCGTCCTTTTGCGGTGGGTCGAAAGAACTGGTTGTTCAGCGGTTCTCCGCGCGGTGCTGAGGCGAGCGCGACCCTCTACAGTCTCATCGAAACCGCCAAAGCCAACAAATTAAATCCTGCTGACTACCTCTGCGAACTGTTCGAAAAACTCCCCCATGCGCAAAGCAGCACCGATCTCGAAGCCCTCATGCCTTGGGCTGTGTCAAAGAACGCCGAAACAAAGTAA
- a CDS encoding sigma 54-interacting transcriptional regulator: protein MFRTSVMADEKTFHFRNEKIQSLLLEMGQQRSTGSLFTLIVNRLAQFPNISLARIWLIKNGDICSACPLQHECLKQTECLHLVASAGQSVVDSAVDWARIDGDHRRFPLGARKVGHIAATGTPVIVKSISKDSKWILHQNWAKREGINGFAGQPMVYHGETMGVLAVFTKSEIAQPALDILNIISNHAAAALVNARAFEKIEELSQRLESENSYLREELLSSTSFGGFIGQSAPLQRIIQQIDLVASTDASVLILGESGTGKELVARELHQRSARRNSPMIKVNCASIPKDLFSSEFFGHVKGAFSGAVANRIGKFGAAHKGTLFLDEIGEIPLEQQAHMLRILQEGEYERVGEEKTRKVDVRIIAATNKNLKTEVENGRFREDLYFRLNVFPIDVPPLRDRKDDVVLLANHFLKQFLLEIKRPVFLFTDAQLQKLVQYSWPGNVRELQNIVERFAITSSSDPKNIDFFNSLGAELPMVEQSRTNQLNEQVLTEQEVVLLQKENIERALKLCRGKIYGTDGAAKLLGLKPTTLATRIRKMEIVCSRDK, encoded by the coding sequence ATGTTTAGAACTTCAGTTATGGCTGACGAAAAAACTTTTCACTTTCGGAATGAGAAAATACAATCTCTTCTGTTGGAAATGGGACAACAAAGGTCTACCGGATCTCTTTTCACTCTTATCGTAAACCGGCTGGCTCAATTCCCTAATATCTCCCTCGCCCGAATCTGGCTGATTAAAAATGGTGATATCTGTTCAGCATGCCCTCTGCAACATGAGTGTCTGAAGCAAACTGAATGTCTGCATTTGGTTGCCAGCGCAGGACAGTCTGTAGTTGATTCCGCTGTAGATTGGGCTCGTATTGACGGTGACCATAGGCGTTTCCCTTTGGGAGCCAGAAAGGTAGGGCACATCGCTGCCACCGGTACTCCCGTTATTGTAAAATCAATATCCAAAGACTCAAAGTGGATACTTCACCAGAATTGGGCTAAACGGGAAGGCATAAATGGATTTGCCGGTCAGCCAATGGTTTACCATGGTGAGACAATGGGCGTTCTGGCTGTTTTCACCAAGAGCGAAATAGCTCAACCCGCCCTTGATATATTGAATATTATCTCAAACCATGCTGCCGCTGCTCTTGTTAATGCGAGGGCTTTCGAAAAAATAGAAGAACTGAGTCAACGTCTTGAATCTGAAAACAGCTACTTACGCGAAGAGCTTCTGAGTTCAACATCTTTCGGCGGATTCATTGGTCAAAGTGCTCCACTACAAAGAATTATACAGCAGATAGACCTCGTAGCATCCACAGATGCCAGCGTATTGATACTGGGCGAATCTGGAACAGGAAAAGAGCTGGTCGCCCGAGAACTTCACCAACGAAGCGCACGCCGAAACAGTCCCATGATCAAAGTCAACTGTGCTTCCATTCCTAAGGATTTATTTTCGAGTGAATTTTTTGGTCATGTTAAAGGCGCATTCTCCGGTGCTGTTGCGAATAGGATCGGTAAATTCGGTGCTGCACACAAGGGGACGCTGTTTCTTGATGAAATAGGGGAAATCCCTCTTGAACAACAGGCTCACATGCTTCGAATTCTACAGGAAGGGGAGTACGAACGTGTCGGCGAGGAAAAGACACGTAAGGTTGACGTAAGGATTATTGCGGCAACCAACAAGAATCTTAAAACTGAGGTTGAAAACGGTCGGTTCAGGGAAGATCTCTATTTCCGACTCAATGTTTTTCCCATTGATGTTCCGCCGCTACGAGATCGAAAAGATGATGTCGTACTCTTGGCAAACCATTTCTTAAAGCAATTTCTTTTGGAAATTAAACGTCCTGTATTTCTATTTACGGATGCACAGCTACAAAAGCTGGTTCAGTATTCATGGCCCGGTAATGTTCGAGAACTTCAAAATATAGTCGAACGTTTTGCAATCACCTCCAGTTCTGACCCAAAAAATATCGATTTCTTCAACAGCCTGGGAGCAGAACTCCCGATGGTAGAACAATCCCGAACCAACCAACTCAATGAACAGGTGCTAACCGAGCAGGAAGTGGTTCTGCTTCAAAAAGAAAATATTGAAAGAGCCCTCAAGCTATGTCGTGGCAAGATTTATGGAACTGATGGTGCGGCAAAACTACTGGGTTTAAAGCCAACAACTCTTGCTACACGCATAAGGAAAATGGAGATTGTTTGTTCAAGAGACAAATAA
- a CDS encoding HPP family protein, producing the protein MHFRSASVQFRLSKLCREEFSKELYRPGVISLARIVWGSLGGGLLLGLIAILSGKTEIKVLYPPLAATCFINTTCVFLRVARPKSVVVGHTVASICGLAGVWIGNYIDPGTEFIIPLKLGLSVLLAAVFMQIFDADHPPAAATAAIPAILPLPMPWYLLPLHMAWGATITVIFAFIWNRIWFEFPARDSDNYVKNAGLYMEKVQIAGVAICIVSCIIMCFQSISPTVRIIGLCGMTVGNIILGTHHFKILSQVN; encoded by the coding sequence ATGCATTTCAGATCAGCTTCAGTACAATTCAGATTATCCAAACTATGTCGTGAAGAGTTTTCAAAAGAATTATACCGTCCGGGAGTTATTTCTCTGGCCCGTATTGTGTGGGGATCATTGGGGGGAGGATTGTTATTGGGGCTGATAGCAATTTTATCCGGTAAAACAGAGATCAAAGTCCTTTACCCACCTCTTGCAGCAACATGTTTCATAAATACGACCTGTGTTTTTTTGCGTGTTGCACGGCCAAAGTCAGTAGTTGTAGGGCACACGGTAGCCTCGATATGCGGACTGGCTGGAGTCTGGATAGGAAATTATATTGATCCAGGAACAGAATTTATAATTCCCTTAAAGCTTGGTCTTTCGGTTTTGCTGGCAGCAGTTTTTATGCAGATCTTTGACGCCGATCACCCACCTGCAGCCGCCACTGCAGCAATACCGGCAATACTCCCGCTTCCCATGCCGTGGTATTTGCTTCCTCTCCACATGGCATGGGGAGCCACAATAACCGTAATTTTTGCGTTTATCTGGAATAGAATCTGGTTTGAATTTCCTGCCCGGGATAGTGATAACTACGTCAAAAATGCAGGACTATACATGGAAAAGGTTCAAATTGCGGGTGTAGCAATATGTATAGTCAGTTGTATAATCATGTGTTTTCAGTCCATATCTCCTACCGTCAGAATAATTGGTCTTTGCGGCATGACTGTAGGGAACATAATTCTCGGGACACATCATTTTAAAATATTATCCCAAGTCAATTAA